The Romeriopsis navalis LEGE 11480 genome segment CTTTGAGGAAGAACAGCTTGCGAGTAAAGAAATACTTAAAATTTACAAGTTTTGGATCACCAGCGATAAAGGGATTTGAACCCTGCTCGAAGGGCAATAGGATATTCAATCCAACTGACTGTTCAGTGCCAGCGCCTTCGTTCCCTGCCTGCATGATGCCTGGTCCGGCACCGGTAATCACCATATAGCCTTGGGCTGCAATCATGTGTGCAAAGTCCCGCGCCATTTGATATTCGGCGGTATGTGGTGCGAGCCTAGCGGACCCAAAGATGGCAATTTTGCGAGTGTGGCGGTAGGGGTGCAAGGCGAGAAACGCTTGCTCCATATCCGTGAGTGCCCCATGTAAAATCTTAAAGTCGAGGCGCTCTAAATCTTCACCAGCGATATTCATAAAACTGCTGAGCATCTGCATGATCAGATCGCCATTCGGATGCTCTGGTAGATCATTTAACAGTTGATTGAGATTGGCTCTGAGTGCCGCGATCGACCCAGGGGAAGGATAGTTAGTAGTCATATTCATCGTCAACCTATATTAATTAGTAGTTTAAGCGCTCCTGTTTGTATGCGAATCCGTTGATATGCAGAAAGCGCCCCGGTCGATGACCAGAGGCGCTTTGAGAAGCTGATCGAGAAATTGAGGAGCGTCAAGCCAGTCGACCTGCTATCAGCCCAACGACTATCCCAAAGGGAGCAGTCAAAGCGAAAGCAGGTGGTTGTCTAGAGTAACGAGATACGAGATTTTAGAGATATTTGTCGAGCGTATTGGCCAATGTGGTTTTGGGCACAGCTCCAACGACGGTATCTACCTTCTGACCACCTTTAAAGATCATCAGCGTGGGGATACTGCGAATCCCATATTTATTGGCAACACTAGGGTTATCGTCAGTGTTGATTTTGACAACTTTGACTTTGCCTTCATACTGACTGGCGATTTCGTCCACGACAGGCGCGACCATTCGGCAGGGACCGCACCACGGTGCCCAAAAATCGACCAAGACAGGTACTTCACTTGCGATCACTTCTTGATCAAAAGTAGCATCGGTAACTTGCGCGGCTGCTGACATGATTGAAAATCCTTGCCTACGTACATTGCAGAGAATACTAGCATAGCAGGAGAAAACGGCCTTGAAGCTGACGAATTGTTGCTAAAATTCACCGGAAATCCGTACCTTCCTGGGGGAGTTAATCGGATGCTGGCTCACCGTCAAGGCAATTGGTGAAATGTTTGGTGTTTTCCCGTACTATGTCACGGTTGAGCGTTTGCCGATGGACTTGATGCGTCACGCTGGGCAAACTTTTGGTCAGTTTAGATGATTGAGCTTGATCGAAACGGTAACGCTCCCTAAATATAAGGAACCGCCCAAACCGAAGCTTAGGCGGAGTGTGGTGTGAGGAGTGAACGGAAACATGCGTCTCCGCTTTACATATCCATTGTAAACGACAGATTTTATTTTTCCCAGGCCCCTCACTTGACTTGGGAAAGTCTTTATGGAACATCACAAGTCTTCAAATCCCTTGTTGGTATGGGGATCCTTGCTGGAAAAGGCGATCACCATGCTGTCCCAGCGATCGCTAAGAAATCTTAA includes the following:
- a CDS encoding LOG family protein, whose translation is MNMTTNYPSPGSIAALRANLNQLLNDLPEHPNGDLIMQMLSSFMNIAGEDLERLDFKILHGALTDMEQAFLALHPYRHTRKIAIFGSARLAPHTAEYQMARDFAHMIAAQGYMVITGAGPGIMQAGNEGAGTEQSVGLNILLPFEQGSNPFIAGDPKLVNFKYFFTRKLFFLK
- the trxA gene encoding thioredoxin; translation: MSAAAQVTDATFDQEVIASEVPVLVDFWAPWCGPCRMVAPVVDEIASQYEGKVKVVKINTDDNPSVANKYGIRSIPTLMIFKGGQKVDTVVGAVPKTTLANTLDKYL